Proteins encoded within one genomic window of Fibrobacter sp.:
- a CDS encoding PBSX family phage terminase large subunit: protein MKASEFKWGKLSKKQMMLLSWWRENSPYADFNGIIADGAIRSGKTVSMGFSFVLWAMTCYDKQNFAICGKTVGSVRRNVLVTLKRQLRARGFSIKERYSENLLIVSKGSVSNMFYMFGGKDESSQDLIQGITLAGAFFDEVALMPESFVNQATARCSVKGSKYWFNCNPAGPMHWFRKNWIGRCKDRGLVYLHFTMEDNLTLSADIVKRYMGMYTGVFYQRYILGLWVAAEGLIYDMFDRKVHVLDKEPETEGAYYVSSDYGIQNATTFLLWRKVKDKNSWVCVREYYYSGREESRQKTVAELVEGLKGMLSGIKPERIIVDPSAAALIVELRKNGYKIRKADNDVNDGIADVASMLVSNRLYIMKCCRHTIEEFGQYLWDEKAADRGEDKPIKLFDHCMDAVRYFVRTMKLVKKDELPKEPPARTANIFL from the coding sequence ATGAAGGCATCGGAATTTAAGTGGGGCAAGCTGTCGAAGAAGCAAATGATGTTGCTTTCCTGGTGGCGAGAAAATAGCCCATATGCCGACTTTAACGGCATTATTGCAGACGGAGCTATTCGATCAGGAAAAACCGTAAGCATGGGCTTTTCTTTCGTCCTGTGGGCAATGACGTGCTACGACAAACAGAACTTTGCTATATGCGGAAAGACGGTCGGTTCTGTAAGACGAAACGTGCTGGTAACTCTAAAGCGGCAGCTGCGGGCACGTGGCTTTTCAATAAAGGAGCGGTACTCCGAGAACCTGCTGATCGTGTCAAAGGGAAGCGTCAGCAATATGTTCTATATGTTCGGCGGCAAGGACGAAAGCTCGCAGGACCTGATCCAGGGTATTACCCTTGCAGGCGCCTTTTTTGACGAGGTTGCTCTTATGCCGGAATCGTTCGTCAACCAGGCGACAGCACGTTGCTCTGTTAAAGGGTCAAAGTACTGGTTCAACTGTAACCCGGCAGGCCCGATGCACTGGTTCAGAAAGAACTGGATTGGACGATGCAAGGACCGAGGCCTGGTATACCTTCACTTCACGATGGAGGACAATCTCACGCTGTCGGCCGATATCGTAAAGCGATACATGGGAATGTACACTGGCGTCTTTTACCAGCGTTATATCCTGGGGCTTTGGGTAGCTGCAGAAGGCCTGATCTACGATATGTTCGACCGAAAGGTACACGTGCTGGATAAAGAGCCGGAGACAGAAGGCGCCTATTACGTTTCTTCCGACTACGGTATTCAGAACGCGACAACCTTCCTCCTTTGGCGAAAAGTAAAAGATAAAAACTCCTGGGTATGCGTCCGGGAGTATTACTACTCAGGCCGAGAGGAAAGCAGGCAGAAAACAGTCGCCGAGCTGGTCGAAGGGCTAAAGGGTATGCTCAGCGGAATTAAACCTGAGCGAATAATCGTCGACCCATCCGCGGCCGCACTGATCGTAGAGCTTCGCAAGAACGGTTACAAGATCAGGAAAGCGGACAACGACGTAAACGATGGCATTGCAGACGTGGCTTCCATGCTGGTTTCCAATCGCCTATATATCATGAAATGCTGCAGACATACGATCGAAGAATTCGGCCAGTATTTGTGGGACGAAAAAGCTGCAGATCGAGGCGAGGATAAGCCGATTAAGCTATTCGACCATTGTATGGACGCGGTGCGATATTTTGTAAGAACGATGAAACTTGTTAAAAAGGACGAGCTGCCAAAGGAACCGCCTGCTCGGACTGCGAACATTTTTTTATAA
- a CDS encoding phage portal protein produces the protein MYTFQNLLEVGESDQARGKFCRDAVKAFKESADYQAAKAGDSYYNKHNTTIEKYQKYLYTVSGNQIADIYSSNYKLKTLFFRRLVTQQVQYVLGNGVTLQNIKNKEKLGKDFDFKLQMAAKRAMASGRAFGFWNFDHLEVFGYADHESQPGFCPLYSETTAQLEAGIRFWSKAVGDKIIERYTLYEADGITEYRFIEDEMELVQEKHGYITTTKRTPAGGVEEVTEENYGALPIVPLYVNDTHDSELIGIRESVDCYDFVKSGLANDIDDMSGFYWILQNSGGMEDTDLAQFIQRMKTVRAATVEDADQVTSHTQEVPTEARRLMLELLRKDIYEDFQALDVNTLSAAAKTTQEIQAAYQAQDNKCADFEYYLIEFVENILELAGIDDVPTFVWNRVVNQAEQTNMILSAGTYLSEEAVIKHLPFLTPEEADEEVKKRAEQAYNQFNDNEDDEEE, from the coding sequence ATGTACACATTCCAGAACCTTCTTGAAGTAGGCGAGAGCGATCAGGCGCGAGGTAAATTTTGCCGGGACGCAGTAAAAGCATTTAAAGAATCTGCAGATTACCAGGCAGCAAAAGCAGGCGATTCTTACTACAACAAGCACAACACAACAATCGAAAAGTATCAGAAATATCTTTACACGGTCAGCGGAAACCAGATCGCAGATATTTATTCCAGCAATTACAAGCTCAAAACGCTATTCTTCCGGCGCCTTGTCACACAGCAGGTTCAGTATGTACTCGGGAACGGAGTGACGCTGCAGAATATTAAAAACAAAGAAAAGCTCGGAAAGGACTTCGACTTCAAACTGCAGATGGCTGCAAAAAGAGCGATGGCTAGTGGACGGGCTTTTGGCTTTTGGAATTTCGACCACTTGGAAGTATTCGGCTACGCAGACCACGAATCACAGCCTGGCTTCTGCCCACTTTATTCTGAGACAACGGCGCAGCTAGAGGCAGGAATACGATTCTGGTCGAAGGCTGTCGGGGATAAGATCATTGAGAGATATACGCTTTATGAGGCAGACGGAATTACCGAATACAGATTTATCGAAGACGAGATGGAGCTTGTGCAAGAAAAGCACGGTTATATCACAACGACAAAACGAACACCTGCAGGTGGCGTTGAAGAAGTAACCGAGGAAAACTACGGAGCGCTTCCGATCGTTCCACTTTACGTCAACGATACACACGATTCCGAGCTGATTGGTATTCGCGAGAGCGTTGACTGTTATGACTTCGTTAAGTCAGGCCTGGCAAACGATATCGACGACATGAGCGGATTCTACTGGATATTACAGAACTCCGGCGGCATGGAAGATACAGATCTGGCCCAGTTCATCCAGAGAATGAAAACTGTTCGTGCGGCTACGGTCGAAGATGCAGACCAGGTAACAAGCCACACACAGGAGGTACCGACGGAAGCACGCCGCCTTATGCTGGAGCTGCTTCGAAAGGATATTTACGAGGACTTCCAGGCGCTCGATGTAAACACACTTTCTGCTGCAGCTAAAACGACGCAGGAAATCCAGGCAGCATACCAGGCGCAGGACAACAAGTGCGCGGACTTTGAATACTACCTGATCGAGTTCGTTGAGAACATCCTGGAGCTCGCAGGAATCGACGACGTTCCGACCTTCGTGTGGAACAGGGTCGTAAACCAGGCAGAGCAGACGAATATGATTCTGAGCGCTGGGACATACCTTTCCGAGGAAGCTGTTATTAAACACCTGCCGTTCCTTACACCGGAAGAGGCCGATGAAGAAGTAAAAAAGCGTGCAGAGCAGGCCTACAACCAGTTCAATGACAACGAGGACGATGAAGAAGAATAA
- a CDS encoding phage head morphogenesis protein yields the protein MPSYSDKETEKRLAQLEKKIDAEYRKAWEELKLTTSEYFDSFQERDLEMLNKLENGDIDEAYYKQWRINQIGRGKRWEAMRDQMAAKLSETNKMAAAYINDTTPGIYSVNQLYEAYTIESVSNSVQFTLVNEQTAKHLLEGPKQILPRSKVNAQKDEAWNMDKIQQELLSGILQGDSLKHMADRFQKVSNMDRNAAIRNARTATTGAQNAGRQNVYDQAGEMGIELWKEWIATDDDRTRESHAELDGVRVPPGEEFPNGLMYPGDWNGDPAEIYNCRCTTRAVIPGFENENAHKTGHTVETYKEWLAEKEKEKNIWWADDDLSGSMYDDTVPKILTPDNMKATFSDFTVEELEEAGREINKNLDGYTTRASKWSGKIVTDDPNVEFGKLWSCDIQTLEKTSLQIIMHELLHSRSISYYDKKTYREHWKTEEAAVQYLAREISKANGIKPIKSDYDDKVHALEKINNLSGYGSNMDFAKDFFDVEVPKREDWLIEVVNGIMTNGGTVGDYMDALEQLERVVDNP from the coding sequence ATGCCGAGCTATTCAGATAAAGAAACCGAGAAGCGATTAGCGCAGCTCGAAAAGAAAATTGATGCTGAATATAGAAAAGCCTGGGAGGAGCTGAAGCTGACCACGTCGGAATACTTCGATTCCTTCCAGGAACGCGACCTTGAGATGCTTAACAAGCTGGAAAACGGCGACATCGACGAAGCATATTACAAGCAGTGGCGAATTAACCAGATCGGACGAGGTAAACGCTGGGAAGCTATGCGCGATCAGATGGCAGCCAAATTGTCAGAGACAAACAAAATGGCAGCTGCGTATATCAACGACACGACGCCAGGCATATATAGCGTGAACCAGCTGTATGAGGCATACACAATCGAGAGCGTATCAAATAGCGTGCAGTTTACATTAGTGAACGAGCAGACCGCAAAGCACCTTCTTGAAGGCCCGAAACAGATCCTGCCGCGGTCAAAAGTAAACGCCCAGAAGGATGAAGCCTGGAACATGGATAAGATACAGCAAGAGCTTCTGTCAGGAATACTGCAGGGCGACAGCTTAAAGCACATGGCTGACCGATTCCAGAAGGTATCGAACATGGACCGCAACGCCGCAATCAGAAACGCGAGAACGGCCACGACAGGAGCGCAGAACGCAGGCCGCCAAAACGTATATGATCAGGCCGGGGAAATGGGCATCGAGCTTTGGAAGGAATGGATCGCAACCGACGACGACCGAACACGAGAGAGCCATGCAGAACTCGACGGTGTACGCGTGCCACCTGGGGAGGAGTTCCCGAACGGCCTAATGTATCCAGGAGACTGGAACGGCGATCCGGCTGAGATCTACAACTGCAGATGTACAACGCGAGCTGTTATTCCTGGCTTTGAAAACGAGAACGCCCACAAGACAGGCCACACCGTCGAAACATACAAGGAATGGCTTGCAGAAAAGGAAAAAGAAAAGAATATCTGGTGGGCTGACGACGATCTGAGCGGCAGTATGTACGACGATACAGTTCCGAAAATTCTAACTCCAGACAATATGAAGGCCACCTTCAGCGACTTTACTGTAGAGGAACTAGAAGAAGCAGGCCGAGAGATCAATAAGAACCTTGACGGTTATACAACACGCGCCAGCAAGTGGAGCGGTAAGATCGTCACAGACGACCCAAATGTAGAGTTTGGAAAACTTTGGAGCTGTGATATTCAAACACTAGAAAAAACATCCCTGCAAATCATTATGCACGAGCTGTTACATTCCAGATCTATAAGTTATTACGATAAAAAAACATACAGGGAACACTGGAAAACAGAGGAAGCGGCCGTTCAGTATCTTGCAAGAGAAATTAGTAAAGCTAACGGAATCAAGCCAATTAAGTCAGACTATGACGACAAGGTTCATGCACTTGAAAAAATCAATAATCTGAGCGGCTATGGTTCAAACATGGATTTCGCGAAAGACTTTTTTGACGTGGAAGTACCAAAAAGAGAAGACTGGCTAATTGAAGTTGTGAATGGTATAATGACGAATGGTGGAACCGTAGGAGATTATATGGACGCGCTTGAACAGCTAGAGAGGGTTGTAGATAATCCATGA
- a CDS encoding HK97 gp10 family phage protein, with amino-acid sequence MGLEINVNDNSEEVLEALKRAMQRGLTQCGMVAEGYAKLNLTQQKAVDSGDLRKSITFTVKDNDVYIGTNIEYAAYVEMGTGKYVPGGRKDSWSYQDAKGNWHRTNGMPPRPYLKPAAADHAQEYTAILEAAMRNA; translated from the coding sequence ATGGGACTTGAAATTAACGTAAATGATAACAGCGAAGAAGTGCTGGAAGCGCTGAAAAGGGCCATGCAAAGAGGCCTGACACAGTGTGGCATGGTCGCTGAGGGATACGCAAAATTAAATCTGACGCAGCAGAAGGCGGTTGACTCTGGAGATCTTCGAAAGTCCATCACTTTTACCGTAAAGGACAACGACGTATACATCGGCACGAACATTGAGTACGCCGCATATGTTGAGATGGGAACGGGAAAATACGTCCCTGGAGGAAGAAAAGACTCCTGGAGCTACCAGGACGCAAAAGGCAACTGGCACCGCACAAACGGTATGCCACCAAGGCCATATTTGAAGCCTGCCGCTGCTGATCATGCACAAGAATACACGGCGATTTTAGAAGCCGCAATGAGGAACGCATAA